CTGCACATCGGTGAGCGGGCGCACCACGGGCTTGATGACCGCGGCGAAACGGGCGATGGCAAAGGCGTCGATGCGATCGGTCTTGGCCCGCATGCCGGTCGCGCGGGCGAAGTCGCGCACCTGCCGGGGATTCACGGCGACAGCGGGCAGACCCGCCTCGCAGAGGGCTCTGAGCACGGCGAGTTCGAGCTTGCCGGTGGCCTCCATCACGATCAGGGTGGGGTTCAACGCGATGAGACGTTGTACCAGTTGATCGATGGCGGTCTGCTCATTGTCGACACGAAAATGGTCGGTCGTGTCGTGAATGGCGATGTCGAGCGTTGTGCCGCTGACGTCGATGCCGATATAAACGGAAGAAACAGGATTCATCGTGGTACCCATACTTGCAGGAAAATACGAGCTCGAGGCTCCGTCAACTGTTCGGGTTATGAGGATGAAAAGGACAGTCGCTCAAGCTTCTCTGCGTGCTCGAAGCACTGAAGGCAGACGAGCTGACTGTCCCTGTGGCGACAACTGATCGGGTCGTCGTCACAGGAGGGAATATACAAGTAGGCAAGAGAAAGCCGCTCACACCGCTAATTCTTAAGCGGGCCCCTCGCACAGTATTGTTAGTGGTCCATCTGGAATCCGTGCCCTCGCACACTCCGCGCTCGTGACACAGGGCTCATTCATCCCGTCTCGCGCTGCGCGCGCGCCGGCGCGGTGCATCCAAAAACAGCGGGATCGTTTTTCGTAGGGGGGCCATCGGCTGCGCCTCGGCGAAGCGCTGAAAAAGCGGGGGGAGAAGTGCCGCCCAAAATCTGGAGGGCGGCGTTTGGTAAATGCGGGGGCGCGCGCAGCGCCGCCGGAAGAATGACTGCTGTGTCACGAACGCGGAGTGCGCGAGAACACGGATTCCAGATGGGCCACTACTGTGGCTGTGCGGGGGACCCGCTTAAGAATTAGCGGTGTGAGCGGCTTTCTCTTGCCTACTTCTCTTTGCCGCGGCAAAGAGAAGTAGGTGCCGCCCCGCACAGGGGCAACGCTAATAGACCGATAAGACTACAAGGAAAGGCCAAAATTCCAGACCAAAAAAATTCCAGAACAACAACCAGACCAACACCCACCCCCAGGTCAACGCCCCCGTAATAAAAACCCAACGCAAAAACTGAAACACAGCCTTGCACCTACAAAAAATAAAGTCCTAGCTATATTCCACCCCGTGGCAACAAGAAAAAAACCACCAAAACAAACCCATCAGCGATCCTTATTTAAACAGAAAAGGCATTTCATGAACCAGAAGATGAAACTGGCGAAGCTCTCCGCAGCAGCGCTGCTATTCACGACAATGTTGTCCAGCGCGCACGCGCAAAGCAGCGTGACCCTCTATGGCATCCTCGACACCGGCATCGACTTCGCCAGCAACGTCAACGGTAACCACCTCTATCAAATGGCCAGCGGCGTCAGCGCCGGTAGCCGCTGGGGCGTGCGCGGCAAGGAAGACCTCGGCGGCGGTCTCGCCGCGATCTTCGATCTCGAAAGCGGTTTCAATTCCAGCAACGGTAACCTCGGCAGCGGCCTCGCTTTCTCCCGTAACGCCTACGTCGGCCTGAAAAGCGATACCCTCGGTACGCTCACGCTCGGCCGTCAATGGGACCCGCTCGTCGACCTGATCGAACCGTACTCGCTGAACGACAGCTACGGCGGCTGGTATTTCTCCCACCCGAACGACATGGATAACCTCGACAACGGCTTCGCGATCAGCAATGCCGTCAAGTACACGAGCCCCACCATCGGCGGCTTCACCGGCGAAGCGCTCTATTCGTTCGGCGGCCAGGCCGGCCAGTTCTCCAACAACTCCGCGTATAGCGCCGCGGCGTCGTACACCAACGGCCCGTTCTCCATCGGCGCGGGCTATCTGCGCGTCAACGATCCGGAACAATCCATCCAGAGCTATCAGAACGGCGCGGGCTTCACCAATGCGGTGTACGGCAACTACCTCGCCAATGCCCGCAGCCAGGGTATCTTCGCGGCCGGCGCTTCGTATGCGCTCGGTCAGTTCAAGCTGATGGGCAACTTCACCAACGTCGACTTCCAGCAAGGCGACGCCGGTCAGGACGTCAAGTTCCAGAACTACGAAATCGCCGGCACGTTCGCCGCGACCAGCCAGCTCAATCTCGCCGCCGGCTACACGTACACCGACGGCCGTGATCACGCGACCAATCAGGAACCGAAGTATCAGCAGCTGAACCTGAGCGCCGAATACGAACTGTCCAAACGCACCGCAGTCTATGTCCTCGCCGCGCTGCAGAAGGCAAGCGGTGGCGCGGTCGCACAGATCGCCGGTTTCGATCCGTCGTCCAACGGCAAGCAGGTGGTCGGCCGCGTTGGTCTGCGTCACTCGTTCTGATAGCACCGTCAGCGTCGATTGATCGACGCTTCAAGCAAAAAGAGCGCGATGCCGGAAGGTATCGCGCTCTTTTTTCATGAACCAAAATAAATGTTGCAGTAACTGGGCGGACCCACGCAATTGTCGGCGGAAGTCGGTGTCGGGTTCGTCGCACAGCCGGACAACAGCAGTCCGGCGACGACCGCGGCGGCGGTAAGCGACAGGCGCCATGCGGCGCGCCGTCGCGTCTGTTTCTGTGGATGCATCTCAGTGTGCGTACAGGGTCGAGTTCAGGTAAGCGAGTTGGCCGTCCTGCTCCGCATGCACCAGTTCCTGATAGACCTGCGCGCGCGTCTTGCCTTGCGTCGGCTGGCCGTACGGTGCGACCCACGAGCCCGTCGCATTCGACGTGGTCGGCGTGGGGTTGGCCGCGACCTGCATCGCCGGTGCGCTGTTCTGCGTCGGCGCGGTGGTCGTTTGGGCGAAGGCCGATGCCGTTGCGGTGGCACCGATGAAAGCGATGGCGAGCGTCAGAGATTTCATGTCGTAATCCTCATAAATCAGTTTGGTTGGGACCGAGGCGCGAACCGCGTTGCGTTCGTGGATCGGTTGATGAGAAGGATAGTCAACCGGCTTTAGCGGATCGGCCGTGTGTGCATGAAAAGATATTTATCTGTTATCGCGGCGGCGAAGCGCTGATTCACACGTCTTTCAAGGACGTGTCGCAAACATAAAAAACGTTTCATGAAACGACCGGTTTTGATCACGGGTGTGTCATTGCCGCTATTTACATTGCGGCTACCCGTACGGCGTGCGGGACCGGTTCTCTCTGCATGGACCGGCGCCTTCTCTTACCCGGAATCAAACATGAATAAAGCATTCGCAACCACACTTGTCGCGCTGGCCAGCGCACTCAGCACGGCAGCGCACGCGCAAAGCAGCGTGACGCTCTACGGGACGCTCGACACCGGTCTCGACTACATCAGCAACCAGAAGACAGCGAACGGCGGCAAAAGCAACTGGCTGATGGAAAGCGGCAACGTCAGCACCGATCGCTGGGGCCTGCGCGGCAACGAAGATCTGGGCGGCGGTCTCAGCGCGGTGTTCGATCTGGAGAACGGTTTTAATGTCGACAGCGGCAAGTTGAACAACGGCGGCGATCTGTTCGGCCGTCAGGCATGGGTCGGTATCGCGAGCAAGCAGTGGGGCACGGTGACGCTCGGTCGTCAGTACGACTTCCTCGTCGACTTCG
The sequence above is a segment of the Paraburkholderia sp. D15 genome. Coding sequences within it:
- a CDS encoding porin, coding for MLSSAHAQSSVTLYGILDTGIDFASNVNGNHLYQMASGVSAGSRWGVRGKEDLGGGLAAIFDLESGFNSSNGNLGSGLAFSRNAYVGLKSDTLGTLTLGRQWDPLVDLIEPYSLNDSYGGWYFSHPNDMDNLDNGFAISNAVKYTSPTIGGFTGEALYSFGGQAGQFSNNSAYSAAASYTNGPFSIGAGYLRVNDPEQSIQSYQNGAGFTNAVYGNYLANARSQGIFAAGASYALGQFKLMGNFTNVDFQQGDAGQDVKFQNYEIAGTFAATSQLNLAAGYTYTDGRDHATNQEPKYQQLNLSAEYELSKRTAVYVLAALQKASGGAVAQIAGFDPSSNGKQVVGRVGLRHSF
- a CDS encoding DUF4148 domain-containing protein, which translates into the protein MKSLTLAIAFIGATATASAFAQTTTAPTQNSAPAMQVAANPTPTTSNATGSWVAPYGQPTQGKTRAQVYQELVHAEQDGQLAYLNSTLYAH